In Methylobacterium sp. WL1, the sequence CGCAGGCCGGTGGCGTCGTCGGCGATGGCCTTGAGGGCCGGCAGTTCGCGGCTGACGTTCTCGACGGCCTTGTTGTTCGAGGAGGCGACCAGCATCTCGAAGCCGCGCAGGCGGGGGTCGACCTTATGGACCGGAACGGTCGCGGTGCCGATCCTCGGCCGGTACCCGGATGCGGGAAACGCCTTCTCGGGATCGTCGAAGGCGCACATCGCCTCGGCACGCCGAACGACGAGCGAGGCCACCATGTCCCGAAGGAGCGTGGTCTTGCCGGTGCCGGGCGGCCCGTTGACGGGAAACAGGTCGACGCCTTCCAGGTCGGACATCGCGAGGTTCACGGCGCCCTGCTGGAGCAGGACGAGGGGATGGCGTCCGGCCGCGGGCCATCGGCCGACCGGGAACCGCGCCGGCGCCACCGCGGCGGCGATGACGGTGTCGTCGGCCAGGACGTCCTTGCGGGCCTTCGGCTTGTCGATGCCGAGGTATCGGCGGAGGTTCGCCGTGGTCCTGCCTTCGACGACCTGGCGGCGGGCGCTCGCCAGGTCTTCCAGGTAGAAGCTGCCGAGGAGGGGGGCGTCGGGCGGGTCCTGCGCCATCCAGTAGTGGTAGACCCGCATCGCAAAGGCGGGCGGCTCGATCAGGCTCGAATGTAGGCCCATCTCCGAGACCAGCCAATCGAACGCGGCCCGGATCGCACGCCCGTCGAGGGGAACGGGTTTTCCGTCGTCGCCGACGCGGCGGATGCGGCGGTCGAGGCCTTCGTTCAGGCGCGTCTCGGCCTCCGGCCATCGCCCGAGCCCGACGAGGTCCCGGCGAAGGGCGAGGGGCAGGCCCCATGCGAAGCTGGAGATGGCCGTCGCCTCGCCCTCCGCCACCGGCACGCCGGTCTTGTCGAGGGTCACGGTCGCGATGGCCGCGAGGCCGGCGGCACCGCGACGGTCCTGGTTCTTGTCGACGAAGACCGACAGCAGGGCGTTCGTGGCCTCGTCCATGCGGATCGCGCCGAGGACGACCTGATAGAACAGCTGCTTCTGGGGCTTCGCCTTTTCGCCCGGTGGTTGCCAGGGCATGGATTGGGTGATGTCGGCGATGCGTCGCTGGTCCCCGTCCGCCATATCGGCCGGTTTCCGGTAGGTCATCGGCGAAAGCACCTCCAGGGCCGTCCAGGCCGAGAGGATGTCCTCGGGACGGTCGCGCACGGGCGGAGGGGTCGGTCGCGGACCCGGTTTCGTCCAGGGCGGCGGTTCGCTGTCGGGACGCGACGTCGAGGCCGCCGGTTCGTCCCCGGGCGGTGGCGATGGACGTGCACGTGCTGAGCTCGACCCCGCCGCGGTTTCCTCGCCGGCGCCACGTCGCCTCTGCGGGCCCGGCTCGCGGTCCGGGTTCGCGAGGGCCTTCCCGACCTTTGCGCGGAGCCTTTCGGCGCTGGGCGTCGTGCGATGACCCAGTTCCGCCATGAGCGCATCGAGGATGTCCCGGTCATCCTTCGCGGCTTCGAACACGCGTTCGAGGTCGGTCACGCGCAACGGCTGATAGGGTCTCATCTTTTTTCCGACTTGGAATCGTACGCGGCATTTTCCGGGTCGGCTCCTCCGGTGTCCAGCGAATGCTTCCCTCGTTCTCCGTGGACATGATCCTCGATGGCTCCGGCATGTCGTCGAGGTGACCGCTTCTTCACGTCTCGGCCCCATGCTGCCACGAACTTTGTCGGGGCGCGGGTCATGGTCAGTCGGGTCGAGGTCTTCGAGGTCGCGGACAGGTTACGGGCCCTTCGGGGCAGGGATGCCGTTCGGGTCTCGGTGCGGCGGGTGCGGGAGGAGTTGCTGGGGAAGGGTTCGTTCAGCGACGTCGGTCCCGAGCTGGCGGTCTGGAAATCCACCCGGAACTACCAGCCCGTGATCGAGCTGATGGCCTTGCCGGATGCCCTGCAGACGCGCCTCGGTAACTTCGGCAAGGCGCTCCTCGACGAGGTCCAGGCGTACGAGAGCCGCGTCCGGGATGTCGAGCGCGCGAACTTCGAGGTGGAGCGAACCGCCATCCGGGAGGGTTTGGACGAGGCCGCGATGCTGGTCGACGTGCTGGAGGCGCGGGTGGAGGCGCTGACCGCCGAGGTCGAGCGGCTGCGCAAGGGCGGCGCCACGGAGGCGATCGGAAGGTCGGCCGAGGACGAGGCCGAGCTCTTGCGCCGTCGCAAGGTCTGGGAGAGCGGCGCGGCCCTGCGTGCGTCGATGTTGAAGAAGAGGGACGAGAAGGTCGTTCCGGCCGCCCAGGAGGCGTTCTGGCACTCCGTCGAGACCGAGGTTTTCGCGTTGCTGAACAGTCGCGGCCCGATGCCCGCGGGCGACTTGCTGTACGCCCTGCCGGACAGCCTGTTGAACCGCGGCGCGGACGTGGAGATGCCCCTGTCCGTGGGCTGGCTCCGGTACCGCCTGCGGACGATGATCGAGGCGGGCAAGCCAATTGCGGAGAAAAACGGGCGCTTCATGCCCGCCGAGGAGAGCGCGGACGAGGCGCCCGCGGCCCCTCCTGCCGTGGACGAGATTCGGTCGCCGCCGCCTTCTCTCGGGGATTCCGTGATGTGGGAAGTGAGGCGGGTCCTGCTGGAGCGCGGGCCGATGAAGCCGGCGGAGATCCGGAAGTGCCTGCCGACCCGGGTGCACGAGGCCGCTGCGAAGCATTGGAAGGGCGGCCTGGCGCGGTTGGCCAAGGACATGTCCGAGCGGGCCGGCCGAGGGTACTACTTCAAGAGCCTGGGTGATGGTCGTTACGCCGCCATCGAGGGCGACGCCGCGGGATCGAGCGACTCCGACCGTAGCGCCTAGCGGGTAGCGACATCCGCTACCCGTTACGTTTTTGCGGACCTTCGGCCTGAGGGAAGACGCGTTCTTCCCCGGGCGGCTCAGGCGGCGGCAACCACCGGGAGTTCGTCGATCCGGGTGGTGTACCGAGGCGACCGCATCTCGAACTTGGTCGACCATTCCCGCTTGGGTGCGAACCCGGCGGCGCCCGGGACGACGGCCCCGCGCCCGAAGCGGTGGTTGCAGGCGTCGAGCGCCTCCATGAGGGCGGCCCCATCTCGCGGTCGAGTTGGCCAAGGCCGGGCATCGCCCGCTGGAATGTAGCCAGCGACATGTGGTCGGTGGTGACCACCCCGACCTTGGAATAGCAGTACCCGTCCCGTCAGGTCTTCCGGACGCCGTGAGTGGCGGCCTTCACCAGGGCGAGGGCGTCGCCGGTCGCCTCGGGCAGAGTGACGACGGTCGAGACCGAGCGCTGGGGACGGTCGCGGTCATGCTCGGAGGTTTGCCGCCAGCCTCGGTCATTTGGTCCTAGGCCGGCAGGGTCATCTCCGCCCTCAGGCCACCGCCGGGCCGGTTGGCGAGCGCCACGTCGCCGCCATGGGCGCGGACCGCCGACCGAGCGATGGCGAGGCCGAGACCCGTTCCGCCCGTGTCGGCGTTACGGGAGCCCTCCAGTCGCGCGAAGGGCGCGAACATCTCCTCGATCCTGTCGGGCGGAATTCCCGGGCCGTCGTCGTCGACGAGGATGCGGATGTGGTCGTCGTTCCGTTCCAGCGTGATCCGCGCCCTGTCGCCGTAGCGAACGGCGTTCTCGACGAGGTTGTTGAGGGCCCGACGCAGCGCTACCGGCCGGCCATGGAACGGAAGGTCGGCAGGCGACGCGACGGTTACGTCCCGCCCTAGCACCACGTGGTCGTCCACGAGCGCTCGGACCATCTCGGCGAGTTCCAGCGGGCCGCTGTCCTGGGCCAGCGCATCGTCCCGGGCGAACGCCAGGGTCGCGTCGACCATCCGCCCCATGTCTGAGATCGTGCGTACCATCGCGTCCCTCAGTTCGCCGTCCTCGACCATCTCGGCCCGGAGCCAGAGCGAGGCGATGGGGGTGCGCAGGTCGTGGCTGATGGCGGCCAGCATCCGGGTGCGGTCGGCGACGAAGGCCCGCGAGCGCTCGTGCATCCGGTTGAACGCCGCCGTCATGGTCCGCAACTCGCTTGGGCCGCGCTCCGGCAGCGGCTCGACGGCGGCACCGCGACCGGCCATCTCGGCGGCCCTGGCGAGATCTGCCACCGGGGCGACGATCCCGCGCCTTGCGACGGCGACGACGGCGAGCACCGCGACCACGCTCGCCAGGACCTGAATGAGCGCGATGCGCATCCATGGCGGTGTCCGGAGTGCGAGCGGGGCCTCGGCGTTGAGCCAGCGCCTGTCGTCGAGCCGGACGGAGACCCGCAGGGCCTGGGTCCTGTCGGACAGCCGGCCCCGGGGGGCGGCCTCTCCGACATCCCTCCCGACCAGGGCGATCCGCGCCTGGCTGGCGTCATCTTTCATGCGACGGTCGATCCGCCGCGCAAGGCGCGCCTCGTCCATCCCCATCGCGCCCTCGGGCACGAGGCTACCGGCATCGATGGTGAAGTGGTGGCGGGGGGAGCCATAGGCCGCGACCACGCTCGGGACGGTGTCGGGCGGGACGGTGTCGAGCAGGCGCACCA encodes:
- a CDS encoding DNA-binding protein: MVSRVEVFEVADRLRALRGRDAVRVSVRRVREELLGKGSFSDVGPELAVWKSTRNYQPVIELMALPDALQTRLGNFGKALLDEVQAYESRVRDVERANFEVERTAIREGLDEAAMLVDVLEARVEALTAEVERLRKGGATEAIGRSAEDEAELLRRRKVWESGAALRASMLKKRDEKVVPAAQEAFWHSVETEVFALLNSRGPMPAGDLLYALPDSLLNRGADVEMPLSVGWLRYRLRTMIEAGKPIAEKNGRFMPAEESADEAPAAPPAVDEIRSPPPSLGDSVMWEVRRVLLERGPMKPAEIRKCLPTRVHEAAAKHWKGGLARLAKDMSERAGRGYYFKSLGDGRYAAIEGDAAGSSDSDRSA
- a CDS encoding ATP-binding protein, which produces MRLVPRSLGGRLALLLVLAVVCAQAAAFAMFAHESSRVGRAAARTQVVDRIATLVRLLDTVPPDTVPSVVAAYGSPRHHFTIDAGSLVPEGAMGMDEARLARRIDRRMKDDASQARIALVGRDVGEAAPRGRLSDRTQALRVSVRLDDRRWLNAEAPLALRTPPWMRIALIQVLASVVAVLAVVAVARRGIVAPVADLARAAEMAGRGAAVEPLPERGPSELRTMTAAFNRMHERSRAFVADRTRMLAAISHDLRTPIASLWLRAEMVEDGELRDAMVRTISDMGRMVDATLAFARDDALAQDSGPLELAEMVRALVDDHVVLGRDVTVASPADLPFHGRPVALRRALNNLVENAVRYGDRARITLERNDDHIRILVDDDGPGIPPDRIEEMFAPFARLEGSRNADTGGTGLGLAIARSAVRAHGGDVALANRPGGGLRAEMTLPA